The Punica granatum isolate Tunisia-2019 chromosome 4, ASM765513v2, whole genome shotgun sequence genome has a window encoding:
- the LOC116204966 gene encoding transcription factor MYB41, which yields MGRAPCCDKNGLKKGPWTPEEDLKLVNYIQTHGPGNWRTLPKNAGLQRCGKSCRLRWTNYLRPDIKRGRFSFEEEETIIQLHSVLGNKWSAIAARLPGRTDNEIKNYWNTHIRKRLLRSGIDPVTHAPRLDLLDLSSILSSSLSCTNLLNLSNLLSTQALLNPDMLRLASTILSLRNENPDLLQQNFQENNLCNSSQPQQNHFETPVPPCTTTSNAPCPPLLNQTQPMQSDIEDFLSNFVNPQRNDFTTPMLSENFVSQPSYNPAATAPLENMNFQLNNGDQNLRVDSIISTPLSSSTPLNSSSAFVNSSPEDEKESYCSSYFKFDIPDSLDISDFI from the exons ATGGGGAGAGCACCTTGCTGCGATAAGAATGGCCTCAAGAAAGGTCCTTGGACCCCCGAGGAGGACCTCAAGCTCGTCAACTACATCCAGACCCATGGACCCGGCAACTGGCGAACCCTTCCCAAGAATGCCG GGCTTCAGAGGTGTGGGAAGAGTTGCCGTCTTAGGTGGACGAACTACCTCAGACCCGACATCAAGAGGGGCCGCTTCTCATTTGAGGAGGAAGAGACCATAATCCAGCTTCACAGTGTCTTGGGCAACAA GTGGTCTGCCATAGCTGCTCGCTTGCCTGGGAGGACGGACAATGAGATCAAGAATTATTGGAATACCCACATCAGGAAACGGCTCCTCCGGAGTGGGATCGACCCGGTGACTCATGCCCCGAGGCTTGACCTCCTCGACTTGTCTTCTATCCTCAGTTCGTCCCTCAGCTGCACGAACCTTCTCAATCTCTCGAACCTCTTGAGCACTCAGGCCCTCTTGAACCCGGACATGCTGAGGCTTGCATCCACAATCTTGTCGCTCCGAAATGAAAACCCTGACTTACTCCAGCAGAATTTCCAAGAAAATAACCTTTGCAATAGCTCTCAACCACAACAAAATCACTTTGAGACTCCAGTCCCACCGTGCACCACCACATCTAATGCTCCCTGCCCTCCCCTCCTAAACCAAACCCAACCCATGCAATCAGATATCGAAGACTTCCTGTCCAATTTCGTGAACCCCCAACGAAATGATTTTACGACTCCAATGTTGAGCGAGAACTTTGTTTCCCAGCCAAGTTATAATCCCGCTGCTACTGCTCCATTGGAGAACATGAACTTTCAGCTGAACAATGGTGACCAGAACCTCCGCGTCGACTCCATTATATCTACGCCTTTATCCAGCAGCACTCCATTAAATTCATCATCAGCGTTCGTTAACAGCAGCCCCGAGGACGAGAAGGAGAGCTACTGCAGCAGCTACTTCAAGTTCGATATTCCGGACAGTTTGGATATTAGCGATTTTATctga